AAAACAATGCGGAAGAGCACGATGAGATCAATCCACTGTCTATTCAGATCGGCAGCGGCATCGTGGGCAAGGTTGCGGCATCTCGGCAGGCCATGGTCATTGCAGATACGCGCAACGAGCCAGAATACATTCCCAGTTTGTTGCAAGGCAGGTCAGAGATTGCAGTTCCGATCGTACACGATGGTCGTGTTTTGGGGGTAATCGATGCCGAACATCCGCGGCGGAATTTTTTCAAAAAAGCTCATTTGGACCTCCTCACGACCATTGCAAGCATCTCATCGAGCAAGATTGCCAATGCGCAAAAGGCAACGGAGATCGAGGAAAATGAACGCCGACTCAAGGAACTTCAGTCCATGGTTTCCGAAACCAGGCAATTGGCATTGCGGGCGCAAATGAATCCGCATTTCATTTTCAATTGCCTCAATTCGATCAACAGTTTCATCCTCGACAACGACCAGGAGACGGCAAGCCGTTATCTCATCAAGTTTGCCAAGCTCATTCGTTTGATCCTGGAAAATTCGAATTCGAAGCTGATCCCGCTCCAAAGCGAGCTCGACGCCTTGAAACTCTACATTGAAATGGAGGCCCTGCGGTTTGAACCCAAGTTCAGTTGGCAAATCGATGTCGACGAAGAGGTCGCGGCGCATCACGTGATGGTGCCCCCCTTGATCTTGCAGCCTTTTGTCGAAAATGCCATCTGGCACGGCCTCCTCCACAAGAGTGGGCCGGGCAATTTGACCGTCGCCGTCACGCAGCCGGAAAATACCTTGACCTGCACCATTACCGACAACGGGGTAGGGCGGGAAGCCTCCCGCCAAAACAAGGCTGCAAGCCTCAATCAGAAGCAAAGTCTTGGGCTCAAGCTCACACAAGAGCGGCTCGCGCTCATGCACGAGCAGGAACAGAAAAAATTCAAGGTCGAGATTTTTGACCTGCACGACAAGGAAGGGAACGCTTTAGGTACCCAGGTTGTGATAGAAATGGAACTCAACGATTAATCACGCACGCTATGATTACCTGCATTATCATCGACGACGAAACGAAATGCGTTCATACGCTGGAACTTATCATTCAACGCCATTGCCCTGAATTGCAGTTGCTTGCCAGTTGCGACAGTGCCGAATCCGGACTCGAAGCGATACGGACTCACCGTCCGCAGGTGGTGTTTCTTGACATCGAAATGCCCAAAATGAATGGCTTTGACATGCTCGACAAGGTGGGCAAAATTGATTTCCATGTGGTGTTTACCACGGCCTACAGTCAGTTTGCCATCAAGGCCTTTCAATACAGTGCCCTTAACTACCTTTTGAAACCGATCGATCCTGACGATTTGATCGATACCGTCAGCCGCATTCAAAACCTTCAGCGTCCACCACAACAGGAACAGATTGACATTTTGCTCGAAACACTTCGCCGACCTGAACCCAAGATGCAGCGCATTGCCTTGAGCACGCACGACGGACTGATTTTTGTGCAAACGACCGACATCATGTATTGCCAAAGCGAAAACAACTACACTTGGGTTTACCTGACCAAGGGCGGAAAACACCTCCTGGCAAAAACACTGAAGGAATTCGAAGAAACTTTGCCCGCGCTGGATTTTTATAGAATTCACAACAGCTATCTGGTGAATCTCAATGAAATTCAGCGTTTTGTGCGTGAGGATGGTGGTTATGTCATCATGAACAATGGCACCCAAATCACGATCGCGCGCGCAAGGCGGGAACAATTTTTCTCGTTGTTTGACAAGTTTTGAAGCCGATCGAGGGTTGTAAGTGAGCAGTTCAAACGCAAAGAAGGGGCTTCCCGTTTGAGGAGGCCCCTTCTTTGTATTCAAAATCAGTGATTAACGCTTGTTCAACTGCATCAAGACCTTGAAGATGGCGTCGCCATTGTCATCGGAATCGGTGCTGCGCATCAATTGCAGGGTAACGCCGGTGCTTTCGTAGAAGTAAATGTCACTGTCGACACGAGCCTTGAAACCCGCAGCGGTGTTAAGGCAACCGTCGAGCTGGGTTTTGATCGTCTTGAGGAAGGCATCGGCATCCGCTTCGTCAGAGATCAAGGTATAGAATTGAATCTTGCTTTTGCCTTCTGTGAATGTAGGAAGGATCAAGGCATGGTCAAAACCTTCGAGGCTTGCCGTGGCATTGAAGACGTCTTCGCCTTCCATCTCGGTTTCTTCATCATTGAGTTCGCCTTTGACCTCACCGAAATTAGTCGCGGCCATCTTGGTCGTCGATTTAACCGTGGTACAGAAGTCGGGTGCTTGTGCAGTAGCAGTTTGCGCAGAGAAAAGGATGCCTGTGGCGATAAAAAGGCCGAATACGAATTTTTTCATGTGATGTTGTTTAAACAAAGGATTGAACGATCGCTGCTCGGTTGTGAACAGCCGCGCAAAGGTAGGCCATGGCGGGTTCAATCCCAAAACGAAAAAAATGCCGGGAGAATTTGATGCAATGGCTCAAGGGTTTGCTTTGGTGCCGATGCCCCAAAAAACAAGCGGCACCCTTGTTAAAAGGATGCCGCTTACTTTTTACAGCGAAAGTATTAGTGACGAACGATCACTTTGCTGGTCAACGTGGCGCCATTGGCACTTGTGAGCTTCACGAAATACGTTCCGTTGTCCAAAACGCTCGCATCGATGGTGGTTTCGTGGGTGCGTGCTTTTGTGACATAGCCTTGGACGCCGTCCACAACACGACCGGTCATGTCATATACCTGCATCGAGACCATTCCTTCGGTTTCAAAGAAGAAATGAACCGTCACCAAGTCCTGTGCAATGGTTGGATAAACCTTGATCTGATTGCCGACGTTGTCGCCTTTGCCCGGATCAAGCTCGATGTCCTTCATTTTTCCGGCGCCAAAAGAGAACAAATTGACGCAAAGCAGCATCAGCACCATGGAAGCCACAAACAGATTTTTAGTAAATTTTTGAATCATACGATGTTTCATTAAGCGTTGAAGATCAAAATAATGAAATGAAGTTAGCGGGATTCGGATGCATTTCCAAATCTCCTGTTCAAAATCATGATTCGATGGGTATTGAAGTTTTCAACACCGTTTTTCAACAGCGGGAGGGATGTTCCACTATGTTATGCCCGCATTTTACTCAAAGCCCGCATCGCAAGCCAAAGCATCAAGGCGGTAAAGGCAACCATGATGACAAATCCCTTCCACACCATCGGATCCTCCGGATGTGCCTCAAACAGCGCCCGCGAACCTTCCACCACATAATAAAAGGGATTGAAGCTTGCCGCTGTTTGCAGCCATTGCGGTGCTTGGTCGTTGATCGGAATGAGAATCCCCGAAAGCAATGTCACAGGCAAATAAAAGGTGTTCGTAATCGACGCCAAGGCGCCTTCGTCCTGTATCGTCAACGAGATTGCATAAGATGCGGCCGACATGCACATGCCGATCATCAGCACCATTACCATTGTCAAAGCCAATCCGCCAAGGGAGACGTCCAAACCGAAGAAAAAGGCGACCGTGATCAACAGCACACATTGCAAAATCAATGTGACCAACTGATTGCCGACCAAACTCAAGATGATACTCAGACGCGAGGCGGGCGTGACCAACCACCGTGCGATGATACCCGTACGGATTTCATCGATGAAGCTGAATCCGGCAAACAATCCCCCCATGCCCATGATGATGAGCATCCCCGGCGTGAAGCTGCGCACAGTTTCCACCATCGTTTGGGATTGGCCATTTTCGCCGGGCATGTTTTTGAGGAGCGGCATGTACAGCAGCAGGTACAAAACCGGCTGCAACATCCCGATAAACAACCACATGGGTTCCCGAAGGGTCTTTTTCAAGTGCCGCATAAACAGCAACCACGTGTCTTTGAAGAAGTTGGTCATGGTCTATTCCTTTCCGTCCTCCCTCAGGGACCGTCCTGTTTGTTGCAAAAACACATCGTCGAGTGAGGGTCGAGACATCGCAATCGTTTGAATGGCAATGCCTTCGCGGTCGAGGATGCGGAGCACCTCGGCAATCAAGGCGCCACCATCCCTAACATACAGATGCAATTTGAATTCTTGGAGAATCGTCTTTTGAATGAATTCACGTTCGCCCAGCAACTTCAGCGCTTGCTCGGCCTGCGCCTCGTGGTTGAATCCCACCGTGATACATTCCCCGCCGGTCTGCTTCTTCAGTGCCTCCGTCGTATCCACGGCCACAATCGTGCCGTGGTCGATGATCGCCACGCGGTCACAAAGGTTGTCGGCTTCCTCGAGGTAATGCGTTGTGAGAAAAATCGTCATTCCCTCATTCTTCAACCGCACGATTTCCTCCCAGAAATAGGCCCGACTTTGCGGATCAAGTCCTGTGGTCGGCTCGTCCAAAAATACAATCGTCGGATTGTGGACGATGCCCAATGCCAGATCCAGCCTTCGTTTCTGACCTCCCGAATAGGTTTTTGCTGCCCGGGAGGCAAATTCCGTCATCTGAAACCGTTTGGTCAGATCCGCAGCGCTTTTGGCTGCCTGCGCCTGCGAGAGCCCGTACAGGCGTGCCTGCAACACGAGATTCTCAATGGCATTCGAATAGGTATCGGTTCCGCCAGCTTGGGAGACGTAGCCGATGTTTTCGCGGACTTTCTGCGGATCTCGGAGCAGGTCGTGGCCGACAATCGTGGCCTTGCCGCTGCTCGGCGCGAGCAAGGTCGTCAGCATTTTCAAGGTCGTGCTTTTGCCTGCTCCGTTGGGGCCGAGA
This is a stretch of genomic DNA from Bacteroidota bacterium. It encodes these proteins:
- a CDS encoding response regulator transcription factor, which produces MITCIIIDDETKCVHTLELIIQRHCPELQLLASCDSAESGLEAIRTHRPQVVFLDIEMPKMNGFDMLDKVGKIDFHVVFTTAYSQFAIKAFQYSALNYLLKPIDPDDLIDTVSRIQNLQRPPQQEQIDILLETLRRPEPKMQRIALSTHDGLIFVQTTDIMYCQSENNYTWVYLTKGGKHLLAKTLKEFEETLPALDFYRIHNSYLVNLNEIQRFVREDGGYVIMNNGTQITIARARREQFFSLFDKF
- a CDS encoding ATP-binding cassette domain-containing protein, yielding MLQTAGLTKTFVTGRGKAQKTVEAVKGVDLEVRQGEIFGFLGPNGAGKSTTLKMLTTLLAPSSGKATIVGHDLLRDPQKVRENIGYVSQAGGTDTYSNAIENLVLQARLYGLSQAQAAKSAADLTKRFQMTEFASRAAKTYSGGQKRRLDLALGIVHNPTIVFLDEPTTGLDPQSRAYFWEEIVRLKNEGMTIFLTTHYLEEADNLCDRVAIIDHGTIVAVDTTEALKKQTGGECITVGFNHEAQAEQALKLLGEREFIQKTILQEFKLHLYVRDGGALIAEVLRILDREGIAIQTIAMSRPSLDDVFLQQTGRSLREDGKE
- a CDS encoding ABC transporter permease, encoding MTNFFKDTWLLFMRHLKKTLREPMWLFIGMLQPVLYLLLYMPLLKNMPGENGQSQTMVETVRSFTPGMLIIMGMGGLFAGFSFIDEIRTGIIARWLVTPASRLSIILSLVGNQLVTLILQCVLLITVAFFFGLDVSLGGLALTMVMVLMIGMCMSAASYAISLTIQDEGALASITNTFYLPVTLLSGILIPINDQAPQWLQTAASFNPFYYVVEGSRALFEAHPEDPMVWKGFVIMVAFTALMLWLAMRALSKMRA
- a CDS encoding T9SS type A sorting domain-containing protein, whose translation is MIQKFTKNLFVASMVLMLLCVNLFSFGAGKMKDIELDPGKGDNVGNQIKVYPTIAQDLVTVHFFFETEGMVSMQVYDMTGRVVDGVQGYVTKARTHETTIDASVLDNGTYFVKLTSANGATLTSKVIVRH